Genomic window (Chloroflexota bacterium):
ACGACTCAGAGACTTACCACGATCCATAGACCTTCCTTCCAATTGCAGGCTCTCCGGGCCTGTGCGCGAGAGGATACCAGCCCGCGCGGGCGATTTGCACCGCGCGGAAGCTGTTGGTCGTGGGTCCCTTTAATCGTCTACGCGGGCGCGCGAAGGAGTATCGGCGCCGCCGCCGAGCGGTCCCTGACCCGCCCGGCGACGGCGCCGATCTCCCTAGGCGCTAGCCGCCCTTCTTGTCGTAGAAGTCGAGCGCGGTGGGTGGTTCGTGCACCGTGGAGTGCGCTATGCCGCCGATTTGGTCGCGGTTGTAGAACCACTGCCCCATGGCGTCCGACAGCGGAAGATTGACGGCGGCCTCCTGGATCAGGCGGTTCGCCTCCATCCACATCTCGGCGCGCTTGGACTCGTCGAACTCGGCGCGGGCCCCGTCGAGCAGTGCGTCGATGGGGTCGCCCTCGGTCGCCACGCCCGGCTCACCGTTGTAGTTGAGGAACGCGAACGCGCGGCCCGGCAGCCCGTAGTTCGACGTGTGGTACTTGGCGTACAGCACGTCGGCGTCGGGGCCACGCCCGCCGGTCCACTGGTGGGTGTACTTCCCTTGCGCCATGTCGTTGATGTAGGTCGCGAACTCGACGTTCGGGATGTCCACGAAGATGCCGATGCCGGACTCGATGTCCAGCTTGTACAGCTCGCTCAACGGGTTCGGCGTGTTGGGGAACTCCACCTGCATGCGCCGGCCGTCGCGGTAGCGGAAGCCGTCCTCACCGCGGGTGTAGCCGGCGTCGTCCAGCAACTGGTTGGCCTTGCCGACGTCCCACGGGTAGAGGTCTTCCATGTCCGGGTTGTAGCCGATGGTGCCCGGCGTGAGGATGTTGCCCGCGATGCGCGGGATGCCGCCGTTGCCGCGCTGGACGACCAATTTCTTGTTGATGGCGTGGTTGAGCGCCTGGCGCACGACGATGTCGTCGGTGGGCCAGCGCATCGAGTTGATGTGCAGGAACCACGGCATGCCCGGGGCCAATCGTCCAAGGATGATGCGGTTGTCCTGCTTTGCGAAGCGCTCCAAGTCGATGAACTGGAAGTGCTGGATCCAGTCCACCTCGCCGGCCTCGAAGGCCGCCGCGCGGGCTACGGCGTCCTGCGCCAGAATCTGGGTGACGATCTCGTCCGGGTACGGCGCCCCCTTGTTCCTCGCCCATGCGGGTGCCCAGGCGTAGTCATCGTTCCGCTCGAAGGTGACCGAAACCTGCTCCTGCCACTCCTTGAACTTGTAGGCGCCGGTGCCGACCGGATTGCGCGCGATGTCCTCACGGTAGGTGATATAGGCCTGCGGCGAGGCAAACGTGATATGAAAATCGGCAAGCACCTGCATGAACAGCGCCTGCGGGGTCTTCGTCTTCAGATCGACAGTGAACTCGTCCACCACCGTGACGCTCTCGACGTCGCCGACCTTGCCCGCGACCTCGCCCCGCTCCAGGCTCTCGTCCAGGAACAGCATGAAGTTGAACGCCACGGCCTCGGCGTTGAACGGCGTGTCGTCGTGGAACTTCACGTCGCGGCGCAACGGGATGCGGCGGGTCAGGCGGTCAGCGGACAGCTCGGGCAGGTCAGCGGCCAGCCACGGAATGATCTTGTTGCCCGGCGCCCACGTGTACAGGTTCTCGTACATCGGGAAGCCGTTGCGATAGGACCATAGGTCCATGCGCACGGGGTTGAGCGACGTGATCGGGCCCGGTGAACCCCAGGTGATGCGGCCACCCCGGGTCGGGTTCCACTCGTCGAGCGGGACGGCTTCGTCGGAGCGGAAGAGGTTGACGCCCGTCTGAACGCCGCGCGCGACCGTCTCGGCCTCGATCTCGACGACCTTCTCGACGATGACTTCCTTTTCGACGACGACTTCCTTCTCGACGACGACGGCCTTCTCGACTTCCTTGAGGACTTCCTGCGTCACCACCTTCTCGACCTCGACCTGCTGGATCTCGGTCACGGTGACGATCTTCTCGACCTCGACTTCTCGGATCTCTACCTCGCCCTCGCCGCAGGCTGCGAGCGCGGCAACGCCGACGCCGCCCGCCAGGGCCAGGGCCCCGCCACGCAGGACGCTTCGACGACTCAGAGACTTGCCACGATCCATGATTTCCTCCCCAAATATTTGGCTTTCCGAACCTGTGCGTGAGGATACCAGTCAGCGGGTTTTCGGTCGGTCAGGAATCAGTCGCCGCGACGGACGGGGCTACTGCGCCCAGGCGCTCGCTTGCGGGTCCAGCGCCTCGCGCAGGCCGTCGCCCAGCATGTTGAACGACAGCACCGTCAAGGCCAGCGCCAGCCCGTTGAAGATGCAGATCCACGGGGCCAGGGCGAGCACCGCGCGGTATTGGGCAATCTCCAAGCCCCACTCCGGCGTGGGCGGCGAGGCGCCCAGGCCCAGGAAGCTGAGTCCGGCTGCCGAGATGATGGTCGAGCCCAGCCCCAGCGTGGACATGATCAGGATGGGGCTGAGGATGTTGGGCAGGATGTGGCGCACGATGATGCGGGTGTCGCGCATGCCGATGGCGCGCGCCGCCCGCACGTAGCCGAACTCCTTGGCGGAGAGCGTCGATCCACGCACCACGCGCGCATAGAAGGGAACGCCTGCCACGCCCAGGGCGATCATGGCGTTCGTGAGGCTGGGCCCGAGTGACGCGACGATCACGATGGCGAGCAGCAGCCCCGGAAACGCCAACAGCACGTCGAGCAGGCGGCTGATGACCATGTCGATCCGCCCGCCGAAATAGCCGGCCGCCATGCCGAGAATCGTGCCGCCGGCCCCGGCCAGCAAGACCGCCACGAACCCGACCCGCAGCGAGATGCGCGAGCCGTGGACCACGCGGCTGAAGACATCTCGGCCAATGTCGTCGGTGCCAAAGGGAAAGAACGCCGGTTCCACTTCACCGCTCTCGCCCACGCGGGTGCCGCTGGACCAGGGCGGGAGCAGGCGGTTCTCGAGCACCGACTCGAGCGTCGGCTTGGTGTTGATGCCTTCCGGCGCGATGAGGTCGGCGAAGATGGCGCACAGCGCAAACAGAATCAGCACCACGCCGCCGGCCATGGCGGCGAGGTTGCGGCGCAACCGCCGCCACGCCATCGACCATTCGCTGCGCACGGCAGCCGAAGCCACCGCGTCTATGGAGGCTGTGTCGGACAGGGGTTCGGCTGTTGCCATTGCCGCCGGTAGGAGAGGGGCCGCGATTCGCGGACGATACTACATAGGCCGCTCGGCGGGGCCGGCCGACGGCGGTCTACGCCAGCGCCACCAACGCGGCCCCGGCGGCGATGGCGGCGGCGCCCACGAAGCGCGGGGCGTGCCGCGGCTCACCCAGCAGTGTCATACCGAGGGCCGCGCCGATCAGGATGCTGACCTCGCGGGCGGCGGAGACGTAGGGCGCGGGCGCCATGGTCAGCGCGATGAGCACCAGGAGATAGGCAGCCACACAGAGGATGGCCACCAGCGTCACGTCGAGCTTGGACACGGACACCTGACGCCAGGGACGCCATCCATAGCGCGCCAGCACCACCGGCGTGAGTATCGCGGCGGCAATGAGCCACATCAGGTAGACGTAGGTGAGTGGATTCACCACGGACACGCCTTGCTTATCCACCAGCGTGTACGAGGCGATCAGGACGCCGGTGAACGCCGCGTAGCGACCGCCGGGATGCAGCAGTGCGCGTGCCGGATCCAGCAGCGAGCTAAGGCGCAGACTCCGCAGATTGAGCACGTAGATGCCGGCAACCACGGTGAGCACGCCGGCGAGCCCCGTCGGCGAGACCGATTCGCCGACGAGCCAGACGCTCACGACCAGCACCAGCGCCGGCCCCAGGCCCCGCGCTAGTGGATAGGTGACGGAAAGGTCCGCGCGCGCGTAGGCGTTGGCCAGCGACCAGAAATAGGCCGCGTGCAGCGCTCCGGTGGCCACGATCCAGCCCCAACCGGCCGCTGGAATCGGCTCGAGGATGACGCTCACGACGAACGCGGGCAGATACAGCACCGACGAGATGACCAGCGCGAGCCAGAAGAACACCGGATGTCCCTGGCCGCGCTTGGCGAGCAGGTTCCAGACGGCGTGCAGCGCGGCCGCCGTAAACACCAGGGCGAGCGCAGCCGGAGGCACAGTGAATCCCCGCGGGAGGTCGTGAGGTGCGGCAAGCTACCACGGAGGCGCTGCGGCCCCTCGGCCAAATGGCGTCGAGGCCGGGGCTAGGACATCCTGATCTGGATGGTGGCGGTGCCGTCGTAACGCAGGCGCTCGCAGCGCCCGGCAAAGGCCTGCCAGATGTCCGACGGGCCGTCATACGTCCCAAAGACGTTCGCGGCTTCGAGTGTGATGAACTTCCCGGGAATGGTGGGGCGGGCGTAGCGGTCGTAGGGCCAGTAGACCTCGCTCAGCGCCCCCGGATGGCCGTGCCGCGTGCCGGCTTCGTAGTGCGTGAAGATCAAGTCGCCCGGGGCTACGCAAGTGGTGGCGTTCTCGATCGGCGCCACGACCGTCGGGTCAAAGTAGAACGCCGCGATAGTCCCCGAATAGATCGCATGGAGGCACTCGGCCTGCTCGGGCAGCCCCGCCGTCACTGCCGCGCAGGTCTGCGGCGCCGCCTCCCACAACAGCTTGAAGCGGGCCGGCGGCGCGCCCGGTAGCTCGAGCTCGATGGTCGAAACCGTGGACTCTCCTGTGTCTGATGCGGTCATGGCTGGCGCCTCCTGCGTGAAGCGACTGGTACCCGACTGTAGGTCGCGCTCCTGGTGTCTGCCTCTATGAGACTGCCGCGATGGCGGCCAGTTCGGCCCGCTCGCTCTCGGTCATGCGCCACTCGACGGCGCGGACGTTCTCCTCGATCTCCTCGGGGCGCTTCGTCCCGGCCAGCGCCACGCTCACGATCGGGTTGGCCATCACCCACGCCAGCGCCAGCTGCGCCACCGTGAAGCCGCGGTCGCGGGCTGCCGCCTTGAGCCGGTCCACCCGCCGCAGGTAG
Coding sequences:
- a CDS encoding ABC transporter substrate-binding protein, which codes for MDRGKSLSRRSVLRGGALALAGGVGVAALAACGEGEVEIREVEVEKIVTVTEIQQVEVEKVVTQEVLKEVEKAVVVEKEVVVEKEVIVEKVVEIEAETVARGVQTGVNLFRSDEAVPLDEWNPTRGGRITWGSPGPITSLNPVRMDLWSYRNGFPMYENLYTWAPGNKIIPWLAADLPELSADRLTRRIPLRRDVKFHDDTPFNAEAVAFNFMLFLDESLERGEVAGKVGDVESVTVVDEFTVDLKTKTPQALFMQVLADFHITFASPQAYITYREDIARNPVGTGAYKFKEWQEQVSVTFERNDDYAWAPAWARNKGAPYPDEIVTQILAQDAVARAAAFEAGEVDWIQHFQFIDLERFAKQDNRIILGRLAPGMPWFLHINSMRWPTDDIVVRQALNHAINKKLVVQRGNGGIPRIAGNILTPGTIGYNPDMEDLYPWDVGKANQLLDDAGYTRGEDGFRYRDGRRMQVEFPNTPNPLSELYKLDIESGIGIFVDIPNVEFATYINDMAQGKYTHQWTGGRGPDADVLYAKYHTSNYGLPGRAFAFLNYNGEPGVATEGDPIDALLDGARAEFDESKRAEMWMEANRLIQEAAVNLPLSDAMGQWFYNRDQIGGIAHSTVHEPPTALDFYDKKGG
- a CDS encoding ABC transporter permease, which produces MAWRRLRRNLAAMAGGVVLILFALCAIFADLIAPEGINTKPTLESVLENRLLPPWSSGTRVGESGEVEPAFFPFGTDDIGRDVFSRVVHGSRISLRVGFVAVLLAGAGGTILGMAAGYFGGRIDMVISRLLDVLLAFPGLLLAIVIVASLGPSLTNAMIALGVAGVPFYARVVRGSTLSAKEFGYVRAARAIGMRDTRIIVRHILPNILSPILIMSTLGLGSTIISAAGLSFLGLGASPPTPEWGLEIAQYRAVLALAPWICIFNGLALALTVLSFNMLGDGLREALDPQASAWAQ
- a CDS encoding EamA family transporter, encoding MPPAALALVFTAAALHAVWNLLAKRGQGHPVFFWLALVISSVLYLPAFVVSVILEPIPAAGWGWIVATGALHAAYFWSLANAYARADLSVTYPLARGLGPALVLVVSVWLVGESVSPTGLAGVLTVVAGIYVLNLRSLRLSSLLDPARALLHPGGRYAAFTGVLIASYTLVDKQGVSVVNPLTYVYLMWLIAAAILTPVVLARYGWRPWRQVSVSKLDVTLVAILCVAAYLLVLIALTMAPAPYVSAAREVSILIGAALGMTLLGEPRHAPRFVGAAAIAAGAALVALA
- a CDS encoding DUF3830 family protein translates to MTASDTGESTVSTIELELPGAPPARFKLLWEAAPQTCAAVTAGLPEQAECLHAIYSGTIAAFYFDPTVVAPIENATTCVAPGDLIFTHYEAGTRHGHPGALSEVYWPYDRYARPTIPGKFITLEAANVFGTYDGPSDIWQAFAGRCERLRYDGTATIQIRMS